In the Pirellulales bacterium genome, one interval contains:
- a CDS encoding Hsp20/alpha crystallin family protein, producing the protein MLRTLRPVNERLPKPLGTLEREFEGLFDRFLGPTVEWWEGATALMPRTNVAETATEYEVTTELPGMKPEDFTIEMKDGDLWITGEKKEEEEQKGKTMHRIERRYGQFRRIVPLPTAVNPEAVRAEYKEGVLHVFVPKTEEAKARRIEVKG; encoded by the coding sequence ATGTTACGCACCTTGAGGCCCGTGAACGAGAGGCTGCCGAAGCCGCTGGGAACGCTGGAACGGGAGTTTGAAGGCCTGTTCGATCGGTTCCTGGGGCCGACCGTGGAGTGGTGGGAAGGCGCGACGGCCTTGATGCCGCGCACGAACGTCGCCGAGACCGCGACGGAATACGAAGTGACCACCGAGTTGCCCGGGATGAAGCCCGAGGACTTCACGATCGAGATGAAGGACGGTGATCTGTGGATCACCGGTGAAAAGAAGGAAGAAGAGGAGCAGAAGGGCAAGACGATGCACCGGATCGAAAGGCGTTATGGCCAATTCCGCCGCATCGTGCCGCTGCCGACCGCGGTCAATCCTGAAGCGGTCCGCGCGGAATACAAGGAAGGCGTGCTGCACGTCTTCGTGCCCAAGACCGAGGAAGCCAAGGCGCGGCGCATCGAAGTCAAGGGTTGA